The proteins below come from a single Candidatus Methylomirabilota bacterium genomic window:
- a CDS encoding DMT family transporter produces MSGPALALVLCAAAIHAAWNALAKRARAPMAFLWSSVALATLVLSPLGLAYLPDEGVPASAMPFLGATIVIHFVYFYALARAYSAGGDLSLVYPVARGLGVALVPVVGVLLLDERPSALGAAGIVLVIAGIVAIALASRLSLSPSGGGGRVRGLGWALLTGLTVAAYSLVDKVGVSRLHPLPYLVILGAGMTLLLAPPVLRDHHALVEEWRANWRTILLASCMNLTSYLLVLFAFRLAKTGYVVAARELSIVLSVLIGWLCLGEKNLGRRLVGAAVVLAGVACVALAR; encoded by the coding sequence ATGTCCGGCCCGGCTCTGGCACTGGTCCTCTGCGCCGCCGCCATTCATGCCGCCTGGAACGCGCTCGCCAAGCGGGCCCGGGCGCCCATGGCCTTCCTGTGGTCGTCCGTGGCGCTCGCCACCCTCGTGCTGTCGCCGCTGGGCCTCGCCTATCTCCCGGACGAGGGCGTCCCGGCGTCCGCCATGCCGTTTCTCGGCGCCACCATCGTCATCCACTTCGTCTACTTCTACGCGCTGGCCCGCGCCTATTCGGCGGGCGGCGACCTCTCGCTCGTCTACCCGGTCGCGCGCGGGCTCGGCGTGGCGCTCGTGCCCGTGGTCGGCGTGCTTCTGCTGGACGAGCGCCCTTCGGCGCTTGGCGCGGCCGGCATCGTACTCGTGATCGCTGGGATCGTCGCCATCGCGCTCGCATCGCGCCTCAGCCTCTCGCCTTCGGGGGGAGGGGGCAGGGTGAGGGGGCTCGGCTGGGCGCTCCTCACGGGATTGACCGTCGCCGCCTATTCCCTGGTCGATAAGGTCGGGGTCTCGCGGCTGCACCCGCTGCCCTATCTCGTCATTCTCGGCGCGGGGATGACGCTGCTGCTGGCGCCGCCGGTACTGCGCGACCACCACGCGCTCGTCGAGGAGTGGCGGGCGAACTGGCGCACGATCCTGCTCGCCTCGTGCATGAATCTCACCAGCTACCTGCTCGTGCTCTTCGCCTTCCGCCTGGCGAAGACGGGTTACGTGGTGGCGGCGCGCGAGCTCTCGATCGTGCTGTCGGTGCTGATCGGGTGGCTGTGTCTCGGCGAGAAGAATCTGGGGCGGCGGCTCGTGGGCGCCGCCGTGGTACTGGCGGGCGTGGCCTGCGTGGCCCTCGCGCGCTAG
- a CDS encoding ABC transporter substrate-binding protein, whose translation MGVISRRQFLATTGAAAAGTAVGPWVLRAHAQAPTIKIGILFDHTGPFSAAGSLNCWRGAKMIIDLVNEKGGVLGKHKIVRVDGDSQSKAEIAINEAERLLNVEKVDVLAGVYSSAHAVPLAERVDKQKRFLWITTAISDAVFKDRNLQYTFRPQPNGGLFGAISVQYIAAFSQERLKAAPKDLRAAIIYEDGPYGTGVAAANEAEAKKQGMNVVLKEGYSIQAPDLSALVTKLRSQRPDVLFHTGYNPDIALFLRQAKEQGLRVKAYLGHGAGHSQIDKLKESFGVADIEAFHSVDPVASQLLDPKKLKSGVGDLTAEMVKRFQKEFEPNMDARAIAPHVSMGFNNLWILLNDVLPRAIQKHGGFGPDALAKAARETDIPEGGTMMGYGVKFLPEGNPMRGQNERAFPVVFQVHEGKFEVVFPKSVSTAAPILPLPASSPWAARG comes from the coding sequence ATGGGCGTCATCTCGCGTCGCCAGTTCCTCGCTACCACCGGGGCCGCGGCCGCCGGCACCGCCGTCGGGCCGTGGGTGCTGCGGGCCCATGCGCAGGCTCCCACGATCAAGATCGGCATTCTCTTCGACCACACGGGGCCATTCTCCGCCGCCGGCTCGCTCAACTGCTGGCGCGGCGCGAAGATGATCATCGACCTCGTGAACGAGAAGGGCGGCGTGCTCGGCAAGCACAAGATCGTCCGCGTGGACGGCGACAGCCAGTCCAAGGCTGAGATCGCCATCAACGAGGCGGAGCGGCTGCTCAACGTGGAGAAGGTCGACGTCCTCGCCGGTGTCTATTCGAGCGCTCACGCCGTGCCCCTCGCGGAAAGAGTAGACAAGCAGAAGCGCTTCCTCTGGATCACCACCGCGATCTCCGACGCCGTCTTCAAGGACCGGAACCTCCAGTACACGTTCCGCCCGCAGCCCAACGGCGGCCTCTTCGGCGCCATCTCCGTGCAGTACATCGCCGCCTTCTCCCAGGAGCGGCTCAAGGCGGCGCCGAAGGACCTGCGCGCGGCCATCATCTACGAGGACGGCCCCTACGGCACCGGCGTGGCCGCGGCCAACGAGGCGGAAGCGAAGAAGCAGGGCATGAACGTGGTGCTGAAGGAAGGCTATTCGATTCAGGCGCCCGATCTCTCGGCGCTCGTCACCAAGCTCCGCTCGCAGCGTCCGGACGTGCTCTTCCACACCGGCTACAACCCCGACATCGCCCTGTTCCTGCGCCAGGCCAAGGAGCAGGGACTCCGCGTGAAGGCCTACCTGGGCCACGGCGCCGGACACAGCCAGATCGACAAGCTGAAGGAGAGTTTCGGGGTGGCCGACATCGAGGCATTCCACTCCGTGGACCCGGTGGCCTCGCAGCTCCTCGATCCCAAGAAGCTCAAGTCCGGCGTGGGCGATCTCACCGCGGAGATGGTCAAGCGGTTCCAGAAGGAGTTCGAGCCCAACATGGACGCCAGGGCGATCGCGCCGCACGTCTCGATGGGCTTCAACAACCTCTGGATCCTCCTGAACGATGTCCTCCCCCGCGCCATCCAGAAGCACGGCGGCTTCGGGCCCGACGCGCTCGCGAAGGCGGCGCGCGAGACCGACATCCCCGAGGGCGGCACGATGATGGGCTACGGCGTGAAGTTCCTTCCCGAGGGCAACCCGATGCGCGGCCAGAACGAGCGCGCGTTCCCGGTGGTGTTCCAGGTGCATGAGGGGAAGTTCGAGGTGGTGTTCCCGAAGTCGGTGTCGACGGCGGCGCCGATCCTCCCGCTCCCGGCGTCCTCGCCGTGGGCCGCGCGCGGCTGA
- a CDS encoding branched-chain amino acid ABC transporter permease, protein MTRGRVLAGALLLVLLLQPLIPLGGYRQYVLHVTIQIFIWSFIGSAWSLMGRFQLVSLGHGAFLGVGAYATVLLWNVYGVTPWLGAVAGMILAGLLAVVVGLPCFRFRVVGHYFGLVTLAVGEVIRLLIIAERDWTAGSLGLTLRSAGGDSLWAVQYGSKQVFYYGSLAMFLIGLWIWHRVDRSMARAALESIGEDETAAASVGIHVTRFKLGITVLSAALTALGGSLYAQAIAYVNPETLAGIGVSLKIVFAVVLGGMYTLLGPLVGTALTTALSEFLRILFGLKLLGMADTIYGLLLIIFIIFLPDGIYGSLRAALARRAARSAGGAGVAAKASV, encoded by the coding sequence GTGACCCGCGGCCGCGTTCTCGCCGGCGCCCTCCTCCTCGTCCTCCTGCTCCAGCCACTCATCCCGCTCGGCGGCTACCGGCAGTACGTGCTACACGTCACCATCCAGATCTTCATCTGGTCCTTCATCGGCAGCGCGTGGTCGCTGATGGGTCGCTTCCAGCTCGTCTCCCTCGGCCACGGCGCCTTCCTCGGGGTGGGCGCCTACGCCACGGTGCTCCTCTGGAACGTCTACGGGGTCACGCCGTGGCTGGGCGCGGTGGCGGGCATGATCCTCGCCGGGCTCCTGGCGGTGGTGGTGGGGCTCCCATGCTTCCGGTTCCGCGTGGTCGGCCACTATTTCGGCCTCGTGACCCTCGCGGTGGGCGAGGTGATCCGCCTTCTCATCATCGCCGAGCGCGACTGGACCGCGGGCTCCCTGGGCCTCACCCTCCGCAGCGCGGGCGGCGACTCCCTCTGGGCCGTCCAGTACGGCAGCAAGCAGGTCTTCTACTACGGAAGCCTTGCGATGTTCCTCATCGGCCTCTGGATCTGGCACCGGGTGGACCGGAGCATGGCGCGCGCGGCGCTTGAGTCGATCGGCGAGGATGAGACCGCGGCGGCGTCGGTGGGCATCCACGTGACACGCTTCAAGCTGGGTATCACCGTACTCTCGGCGGCGCTCACCGCCCTCGGCGGGTCCCTCTACGCCCAGGCCATCGCCTACGTGAACCCCGAGACCCTGGCCGGCATCGGCGTCTCGCTCAAGATCGTGTTCGCGGTGGTGCTGGGCGGGATGTACACGCTGCTCGGACCGCTCGTCGGCACCGCGCTCACCACCGCGTTGTCGGAATTCCTCCGCATCCTGTTCGGGCTCAAGCTCCTCGGCATGGCCGACACCATCTACGGCCTGCTGCTGATCATCTTCATCATTTTCCTGCCCGACGGAATCTACGGAAGCCTGCGCGCCGCGCTCGCTCGCCGCGCCGCCCGGAGCGCCGGGGGTGCCGGCGTCGCCGCGAAGGCGTCCGTGTAG
- a CDS encoding ABC transporter ATP-binding protein, producing the protein MLTVSRLTKRFGGFTALNEVSMEVREGEILGLIGPNGSGKTTLFNCISGALLPSAGSITFGGAEIGGLTPDRICHKGIARTFQIPRPFRKLTILENVAVAAHYGASQRGTEAQARAHARETLALVGLPTDPAASTALLGAGGLKKLELARALATRPKLLLADESLGGLDPSEMHDAAELLKRIRRELGITIVWVEHIMATLMRVVDRIVVLDHGEKIAEGTPQQVAEDPKVVEAYLGEKLVLA; encoded by the coding sequence ATGCTCACCGTCTCCCGCCTCACCAAGCGCTTCGGCGGTTTCACCGCCCTCAACGAGGTCTCGATGGAGGTGCGCGAGGGCGAGATCCTGGGACTCATCGGCCCCAACGGCTCGGGCAAGACCACGCTGTTCAACTGCATCTCGGGAGCCCTCCTGCCCTCCGCGGGCTCCATCACCTTCGGCGGGGCCGAGATCGGCGGCCTCACCCCCGATCGGATCTGCCACAAGGGCATCGCGCGCACGTTCCAGATTCCCCGGCCGTTCCGCAAGCTCACCATCCTGGAGAACGTGGCGGTCGCCGCGCACTACGGCGCAAGCCAGCGGGGCACCGAGGCGCAGGCACGCGCGCACGCCCGCGAGACGCTGGCCCTGGTGGGACTACCCACCGATCCCGCCGCGTCCACCGCGCTCCTGGGCGCGGGCGGGCTCAAGAAGCTCGAGCTGGCGCGGGCGCTCGCCACCCGCCCCAAGCTTCTCCTCGCCGATGAGAGCCTCGGTGGCCTCGACCCGTCCGAGATGCACGATGCCGCCGAGCTCCTGAAGCGTATCCGCCGCGAGCTCGGCATCACCATCGTCTGGGTCGAGCACATTATGGCCACGCTGATGCGGGTGGTGGACCGCATCGTGGTCCTCGACCACGGCGAGAAGATCGCGGAAGGCACGCCGCAGCAGGTCGCCGAGGACCCCAAGGTGGTCGAGGCCTACCTCGGCGAGAAGCTCGTCCTCGCGTGA
- a CDS encoding ABC transporter ATP-binding protein produces MLELRAISAGYGQFTALWDVSLRVDRGETVAVVGPNGAGKTTLLRVISGLIAPRSGALTFDGAELAGRPAHQIVGHGIAHVPEGRRLFPALTVADNLKMGAFLPAARARFAESLERVYALFPVLADRRAQRAGSMSGGEQQMLAIGRALMSRPKIILLDEPSMGLAPVMVLRLFDLIRRVREEGYTILVVEQNVRQVLKLVDRAYLLEVGRIRMEGRAAELSEQDFVRKAYMGV; encoded by the coding sequence ATGCTCGAGCTTCGCGCGATCAGCGCCGGCTACGGCCAGTTCACCGCCCTCTGGGACGTGAGCCTCCGGGTGGACCGGGGCGAGACGGTCGCGGTGGTGGGGCCCAACGGCGCGGGCAAGACGACGCTGCTCCGGGTGATCTCCGGGCTGATCGCGCCGCGGTCGGGCGCCCTCACCTTCGACGGGGCCGAGCTGGCCGGGCGCCCCGCGCATCAGATCGTCGGGCACGGGATCGCCCATGTTCCGGAAGGGCGGCGGCTCTTCCCCGCCCTCACCGTGGCGGACAACCTGAAGATGGGCGCCTTTCTCCCCGCGGCGCGCGCGCGCTTCGCGGAAAGCCTCGAACGGGTGTACGCGCTCTTCCCCGTGCTCGCGGACCGGCGTGCGCAGCGTGCGGGCAGCATGTCGGGCGGCGAGCAGCAGATGCTGGCCATCGGCCGCGCGCTCATGTCGCGGCCCAAGATCATCCTCCTCGACGAGCCGTCCATGGGGCTGGCCCCCGTGATGGTGCTGCGGCTCTTCGATCTCATCCGCCGGGTCCGCGAGGAGGGCTACACCATCCTCGTGGTCGAACAGAACGTGCGGCAGGTGCTCAAGCTGGTGGACCGCGCCTATCTGCTCGAGGTCGGCCGCATCCGCATGGAGGGCCGCGCCGCCGAGCTCAGCGAGCAGGACTTCGTCAGAAAGGCATATATGGGCGTCTAG
- a CDS encoding chromosome partitioning protein ParB: protein MARWSVFPDDAEPPKPALKLAEQVEQDGGAVLTIYREPVGDHWQIFCLLPAAKVDATPYQRDPSPAHVKRLLECVKKVDRFVDPIVVMSPEPGRYWTPNGNHRRIVLEKLKAKMVPAIVVVEPEVAYQILALNTEKAHNLKEKSLEVIRMYKGLVKEEPDRGEEAYAFQFEAPHFITLGLLYERNKRFSGGAFAPILRRVDKFLKGHFPKTLGEREERADMVAEADEALGKVVAKIKKRGINHPYVKNYVLARTTPLTRQRKTLPTFEQTFKKLVANLEEFDTSKVRYEDVQRAGIMAAPAAG from the coding sequence ATGGCGCGGTGGAGCGTGTTTCCCGACGACGCGGAGCCCCCGAAGCCGGCGCTGAAGCTGGCCGAGCAGGTCGAGCAGGACGGTGGCGCGGTGCTGACGATCTACCGCGAGCCGGTGGGGGATCACTGGCAGATCTTCTGCCTGCTGCCCGCCGCGAAGGTGGACGCGACGCCCTATCAGCGCGATCCCTCGCCCGCGCACGTCAAGCGCCTGCTCGAGTGCGTGAAGAAGGTCGACCGATTCGTCGACCCGATCGTGGTGATGTCGCCCGAGCCCGGCCGCTACTGGACGCCAAATGGAAATCACCGGCGAATCGTCCTCGAGAAGCTCAAGGCCAAGATGGTGCCGGCGATCGTGGTGGTGGAGCCCGAGGTCGCGTACCAGATCCTCGCCCTGAACACCGAGAAGGCCCACAACCTCAAGGAGAAGTCCCTCGAGGTCATCCGCATGTACAAGGGTCTCGTGAAAGAAGAGCCCGACCGCGGCGAAGAGGCCTACGCCTTCCAGTTCGAGGCGCCCCACTTCATCACGCTGGGCCTGCTCTACGAGCGGAACAAGCGCTTCTCGGGCGGCGCCTTCGCGCCCATCCTGCGCCGCGTGGACAAGTTCCTGAAGGGCCACTTCCCGAAGACGCTCGGCGAGCGCGAGGAGCGCGCCGACATGGTCGCGGAGGCCGACGAGGCGCTCGGCAAGGTCGTGGCAAAGATCAAGAAGCGGGGCATCAACCATCCCTATGTGAAGAACTACGTCCTGGCGCGGACGACGCCGCTCACCCGCCAGCGGAAGACGCTGCCCACGTTCGAGCAGACGTTCAAGAAGCTCGTGGCCAACCTGGAGGAGTTCGACACCTCCAAAGTCCGCTACGAGGACGTGCAGCGCGCCGGCATCATGGCC
- a CDS encoding HAD family phosphatase, which translates to MIAPIGALIFDMDGVLLDSGAWHRAAWDALLTELGESPPRPDYWRLTIGRPSEEAIPLLLGRHVPDWEAYQLARRKRDHYARLSRQGPRAVAGVAGFVGDLARRRVPLAVGTSASSYDVDHLLRGIGLLHHFPVVVTADDVTYGKPNPEVYTLAARRLRADPAQCLVFEDSVVGIHAARAAGMRAIGVATAYSAEELHAAGAERVIDHFEGFGWDSIGSP; encoded by the coding sequence ATGATCGCTCCCATCGGTGCGCTGATCTTCGATATGGATGGAGTGCTGCTCGACAGCGGGGCATGGCATCGCGCCGCGTGGGACGCGCTCCTGACCGAGCTGGGTGAGTCGCCCCCGCGGCCGGACTACTGGCGGCTCACCATCGGGCGGCCCAGCGAGGAAGCCATCCCGCTCCTCCTCGGCCGGCACGTGCCGGACTGGGAGGCCTATCAGCTCGCGCGTCGCAAGCGCGACCACTACGCGCGCCTCTCGCGCCAGGGGCCGCGCGCGGTAGCGGGGGTCGCCGGCTTCGTGGGGGATCTGGCGCGCCGCCGCGTGCCGCTGGCCGTCGGCACGTCCGCGTCGTCGTACGACGTCGATCACCTCCTGCGCGGCATCGGGCTCCTGCATCACTTCCCGGTGGTGGTGACCGCCGACGACGTCACGTACGGCAAGCCGAATCCCGAGGTTTACACGCTGGCGGCGCGTCGCCTCCGCGCGGATCCCGCGCAATGCCTGGTGTTCGAAGATTCGGTGGTGGGCATCCACGCGGCGCGCGCCGCGGGCATGCGCGCGATCGGCGTGGCGACTGCCTATTCCGCGGAAGAGCTCCATGCGGCGGGGGCCGAGCGCGTCATCGATCACTTCGAGGGCTTCGGATGGGACTCGATCGGAAGCCCGTAA
- a CDS encoding branched-chain amino acid ABC transporter permease yields the protein MIDPIFLVEAMVNGVLLGGVIALLALGLNLIFGVLDIVWIAYVDLVMLCMYAIYFLVTVHGWPFWAAGLVSLGVGALLGVAVHLLIISPILTSPPVNQLLATGGLLFFVQSAATLLWTTDHRSVRLSLPSWEIGGIFIPATRLIPFGISILAVIGLYLFLTRTYIGTAIRAVSQDREAMSLMGASPQRIYVVTSAVGGLMAGLAGALLIFQYAVHPFFGGQFGPLTFMVCVLGGLGNMVGAFVASFIMSEVIAVGGVVMSTEMGYVIAFVIFIVMIFIRPGGILARRQ from the coding sequence ATGATCGATCCGATCTTCCTCGTGGAGGCGATGGTCAACGGCGTGCTGCTGGGCGGTGTCATCGCCCTCCTCGCCCTCGGCCTCAACTTGATCTTCGGCGTGCTCGACATCGTGTGGATCGCCTACGTCGATCTCGTCATGCTCTGCATGTACGCGATCTACTTCCTGGTGACCGTGCACGGCTGGCCGTTCTGGGCCGCTGGACTCGTCTCCCTTGGAGTCGGCGCGCTGCTCGGCGTGGCCGTGCACCTGCTGATCATCTCGCCCATCCTCACGAGCCCGCCCGTCAACCAGCTCCTCGCCACCGGCGGGCTGCTCTTCTTCGTGCAGTCGGCGGCCACGCTTCTCTGGACCACCGACCACCGGTCGGTCCGGCTCTCCCTGCCGTCCTGGGAGATCGGCGGCATCTTCATCCCCGCCACCCGCCTCATTCCCTTCGGGATCTCCATCCTCGCGGTGATCGGCCTCTACCTCTTCCTCACCCGCACCTACATCGGCACCGCGATCCGGGCCGTCTCCCAGGACCGTGAGGCCATGTCGCTGATGGGGGCGAGCCCGCAGCGCATCTACGTCGTCACCTCCGCAGTGGGTGGGCTCATGGCCGGCCTCGCCGGCGCGCTGCTGATCTTCCAGTACGCGGTGCACCCGTTCTTCGGCGGCCAGTTCGGGCCGTTGACGTTCATGGTGTGCGTGCTCGGCGGGCTGGGGAACATGGTGGGCGCCTTCGTGGCGTCCTTCATCATGAGCGAGGTGATTGCGGTGGGCGGCGTGGTGATGTCCACCGAGATGGGCTACGTGATCGCCTTCGTGATCTTCATCGTGATGATCTTCATCCGCCCCGGCGGCATCCTGGCGAGGCGCCAGTGA
- a CDS encoding PEP-CTERM sorting domain-containing protein produces the protein MRGFRGAVLALALLATPLPALAASLAIDINGDGIAGVDVNSSFTIGWAVEVKTPVRVTALGVWDEGSNGLEVGTPVGLWTAAGTLLASTTVPAGGGADIAVPSVLGAGQWLFEDIADVDLAPGFYVLGSVIIEDVTMFRASQDDVILDPALANFDSAKFAVGANLQFPNSDASPGSDNGFFGPNFLLEPVVTPVPLPASLALLGLGLLGFGARRVIRKRG, from the coding sequence ATGCGCGGGTTCCGGGGAGCCGTGCTGGCGTTGGCGCTTCTGGCGACACCTCTGCCCGCGCTCGCGGCTAGCCTGGCCATCGACATCAACGGGGATGGAATTGCCGGAGTTGATGTGAATAGTTCCTTCACCATCGGTTGGGCTGTCGAGGTGAAGACGCCGGTGCGTGTGACCGCGCTCGGCGTATGGGACGAGGGCTCCAATGGACTGGAGGTCGGCACCCCGGTGGGCTTGTGGACGGCGGCAGGCACACTGCTCGCCTCGACCACTGTTCCCGCAGGCGGCGGCGCGGACATCGCGGTCCCGTCCGTGCTCGGAGCCGGGCAGTGGCTGTTCGAGGACATCGCCGACGTGGACCTGGCGCCGGGATTCTATGTGCTGGGATCGGTCATCATCGAGGACGTGACCATGTTTCGTGCGTCCCAGGACGACGTGATCCTCGACCCGGCCCTGGCGAACTTCGACTCGGCCAAGTTTGCCGTCGGAGCAAATCTACAATTCCCGAATTCCGACGCGTCGCCGGGCAGCGATAACGGATTTTTCGGCCCGAATTTCCTCCTCGAGCCCGTCGTCACGCCGGTGCCCCTCCCCGCCTCCCTTGCGCTGCTCGGGCTCGGCCTCCTCGGATTCGGGGCGCGCCGCGTGATCCGGAAGCGCGGCTAG